The Hemibagrus wyckioides isolate EC202008001 linkage group LG25, SWU_Hwy_1.0, whole genome shotgun sequence genome has a segment encoding these proteins:
- the calm1b gene encoding calmodulin-1b has protein sequence MADQLTEEQIAEFKEAFSLFDKDGDGTITTKELGTVMRSLGQNPTEAELQDMINEVDADGNGTIDFPEFLTMMARKMKDTDSEEEIREAFRVFDKDGNGYISAAELRHVMTNLGEKLTDEEVDEMIREADIDGDGQVNYEEFVQMMTAK, from the exons ATG GCTGATCAACTAACAGAGGAACAAATCGCAG aGTTTAAGGAGGCGTTCTCGCTGTTCGATAAGGACGGAGACGGCACCATCACCACTAAAGAGCTGGGCACAGTGATGCGCTCTCTGGGGCAAAACCCCACGGAGGCGGAGCTACAGGACATGATCAACGAAGTCGACGCTGACG GTAACGGAACAATCGACTTCCCCGAGTTCTTGACCATGATGGCCAGAAAGATGAAGGACACGGACAGCGAGGAGGAGATCCGTGAGGCTTTCCGGGTCTTCGATAAG gACGGAAACGGCTACATCAGCGCCGCAGAACTGCGTCACGTCATGACGAACCTCGGCGAGAAGCTCACAgatgaggaagtggatgagatGATCAGAGAAGCTGACATTGATGGAGACGGTCAGGTCAACTACGAAG agtTTGTACAGATGATGACTGCAAAGTGA